One part of the Phragmites australis chromosome 3, lpPhrAust1.1, whole genome shotgun sequence genome encodes these proteins:
- the LOC133911021 gene encoding uncharacterized protein LOC133911021, with protein MIFFLQGLTGDYGPFDTSAAGDDGPDGEPPVGSHPDPGDAAAVPSSGSTSAHTLASSGSKRSRAGTSEVWQDFERIYKEEDGVSVRYARCYICKNELSAKPSGGTGHLKRHAISCKRKSGAAMKQTVLQYNPDGSVHHWEYDSANARKELCRFIARADLPLNIGSSSRSSDSSSRSSTGTGIPTSGGELTTFIDSDVISHEQENFNILQCFF; from the exons atgattttttttctccaaggactcacaggggactacggcccctttgataccagtgctgcaggtgatgatggacccgacggtgaacctccggttggttcacatccagatccaggtgatgcagcagcagttccatcgtcaggctctacaagtgcgcacacattagcaagcagcgggtctaaaagatcaagagccggtacttctgaagtttggcaagactttgaaaggatctacaaagaggaagatggggtaagtgtcaggtatgctagatgttatatttgtaaaaatgaattatctgcaaagccctcgggtggaacggggcacttgaagaggcacgccataagttgcaagcgaaagagtggagcagccatgaagcagacggtgttgcagtacaaccccgacggctctgttcatcattgggagtacgactctgctaatgctcgaaaagagctatgtcgcttcattgcaagagcggatctaccactcaatatcg gttcttcatcaagaagttcagactcttcgtcacgatcgtctacgggcaccggaattccaacatccggaggggagctaactaccttcatcgacagtgacgttatcagccacgaacaagaaaacttcaacatactgcaatg tttcttctga
- the LOC133912410 gene encoding protein ETHYLENE-INSENSITIVE 3-like 1a: MMGGGLMMEQGMVFPGVHNFVDLLQQSGDKNLGFGQLMPQTSSGDQCVTGEGDLVDPPPESFPDAGEDDSDDDVEDIEELERRMWRDRMKLKRLRELQQSRAKDQAAGGGDGSSKPRQSQEQARRKKMSRAQDGILKYMLKMMEVCRAQGFVYGIIPEKGKPVSGASDNLRAWWKEKVRFDRNGPAAIAKYLADNAVPGSESELASGTASPHSLQELQDTTLGSLLSALMQHCDPPQRRYPLEKGVPPPWWPTGEEEWWPELGIPKDQGPPPYKKPHDLKKAWKVSVLTAVIKHMSPDIEKIRRLVRQSKCLQDKMTAKEIATWLAVIKQEEEMYLKLHPGTRPPMPSGGIASAISFNASSSEYDVDIVDDCKGDEAGNQKTGIPDPTAFNLGTAILSDKFLMPTPMKEETADVEFIQKRNAPAAAEPELMLNNRVYTCNNVQCPHSNYGYGFLDRNARNSHQYACKYNDPLPQSSEKKLPPPQVFPATFNQPNQALNNLDFSLPMDGQRSITELMNMYDNNFMTNKNMSSDSVTIMERPDGLPQRIQMDDNFFGQGNGVFDDVNMMQQQQQAPVQQQQQQQQFFDIGEDTAFGSQMGDITGASEFRFGSGFNVSSAVEYPGAAQQKNNGTNWYY; the protein is encoded by the coding sequence ATGATGGGAGGTGGGCTGATGATGGAACAGGGCATGGTGTTCCCCGGCGTCCACAACTTCGTGGATCTCCTGCAGCAGAGCGGCGACAAGAACCTTGGCTTCGGGCAGCTGATGCCGCAGACGTCCTCCGGCGACCAGTGCGTCACGGGCGAGGGCGACCTCGTGGACCCGCCGCCGGAGAGCTTCCCGGACGCCGGGGAGGATGACAGCGACGACGATGTCGAGGACATCGAGGAGCTGGAGCGCCGCATGTGGCGCGACCGCATGAAGCTGAAGCGGCTCAGGGAGCTGCAGCAGAGCCGCGCCAAGGACCAGGCGGCCGGCGGGGGCGACGGGTCGTCGAAGCCAAGGCAGTCGCAGGAGCAGGCGCGGCGCAAGAAGATGTCGCGCGCGCAGGATGGCATCCTCAAGTACATGCTCAAGATGATGGAGGTGTGCCGCGCGCAGGGGTTCGTGTACGGGATCATCCCAGAGAAGGGCAAGCCGGTGAGCGGCGCCTCCGACAACCTCCGCGCCTGGTGGAAGGAGAAGGTGCGCTTCGACCGCAACGGTCCGGCCGCCATCGCCAAGTACCTGGCCGACAACGCCGTCCCGGGCTCGGAGAGCGAGCTCGCCTCCGGCACCGCCAGCCCCCACTCGCTGCAGGAGCTGCAGGACACCACGCTCGGCTCGCTGCTCTCGGCGCTCATGCAGCACTGCGACCCTCCGCAGCGGCGCTATCCCCTCGAGAAgggcgtgccgccgccgtggtggcccACCGGCGAGGAGGAATGGTGGCCGGAGCTCGGCATCCCCAAGGACCAGGGTCCGCCCCCGTACAAGAAACCTCATGACCTCAAGAAGGCCTGGAAGGTCAGCGTGCTCACCGCCGTCATCAAGCACATGTCACCGGACATTGAGAAGATCCGCCGGCTTGTCCGCCAGTCCAAGTGCCTCCAGGACAAGATGACCGCCAAGGAGATCGCCACCTGGCTGGCGGTCATCAAGCAGGAAGAGGAGATGTACCTGAAGCTGCACCCAGGCACCCGCCCGCCGATGCCTTCCGGCGGCATCGCCAGCGCCATATCGTTCAACGCCAGCTCAAGCGAGTATGATGTCGACATCGTTGACGACTGCAAGGGCGACGAGGCTGGGAACCAGAAGACGGGCATCCCTGACCCAACCGCGTTCAACCTTGGCACGGCTATCCTGAGTGACAAGTTCCTCATGCCGACGCCGATGAAGGAGGAAACTGCTGACGTCGAGTTCATTCAGAAGAGGAACGCCCCTGCCGCAGCCGAGCCAGAGCTGATGCTGAACAACCGAGTGTACACCTGCAACAACGTCCAGTGCCCGCACAGCAACTATGGGTACGGGTTCCTTGACCGGAACGCGCGCAACAGCCACCAGTACGCCTGCAAGTACAACGATCCTCTCCCGCAGAGCTCTGAGAAGAAGCTGCCACCGCCACAAGTCTTCCCGGCCACTTTCAACCAACCTAACCAGGCGCTGAACAACCTGGATTTCAGCCTGCCCATGGACGGCCAGAGGTCCATCACCGAGCTGATGAACATGTATGACAACAACTTCATGACGAACAAGAACATGAGCAGCGACAGTGTCACCATCATGGAGAGGCCTGATGGGCTACCCCAGAGGATTCAGATGGATGATAATTTCTTTGGACAGGGCAATGGTGTGTTTGATGATGTGAAtatgatgcagcagcagcagcaggccccggtgcagcagcagcagcagcagcagcagttctTTGACATCGGCGAAGACACGGCGTTTGGGAGCCAGATGGGTGATATCACCGGTGCGTCGGAGTTCAGGTTTGGTTCTGGTTTCAACGTGTCTAGCGCCGTCGAGTATCCTGGTGCGGCGCAGCAGAAGAACAACGGGACCAATTGGTACTACTGA